GTAGAAGTCCGGTATACGGGCAACCAGTTCGTAGCCATGATACAGATGAAAGCGCATGGTCTTCTCGTATTCCGGCCGGGAGGATGTCTCAATCAGGGCGAGCCTGCCCCCTGATTCCACGATCCGACTCTCAGCCTGTGCCATCAGCCTGCCGCCAATACCCTGTCCCTGTCTTGCCGGCAACGTTGCCATCCAGTACAGGTCCCACGTCGAATGGGTAAGCGGTGTCGGGCCATAGCAGATGTAGCCGACGACACTGCCATCAACCTCAGCCACAAGCACGTGATACCCGGACCCGGAAGGGCTATGCAGGTAGCTATCGATAACCTCCCTGGCAACGGCTACGTCATCGTGACTGAACTCAGGGATGGTATCCAGGATGCCGAAGAGCGGCGCCCTGTCGTCACGACCCATCGGACGGATGATGCATGTCATTGTCAGCTCCGCTCCAGGGCGATTTCCGTGATCGTGCGAATGAACTGGGCATACGTCATTCCGGCCGCCTCCGCCTGGCGCACCGCCCCCGAGCCTGGGGATATGTCAGGGTTTGGATTTACCTCCAGCACATTCATGCGTCCCTTTCTGTCTGCTCGCAGGTCTATCCTGGCATAACCACGGCATCCCAGCAGGCGGAATACGTGCAGCGCCACTTCTTCGATACGAGCCCTGTCACCGTTCGTGATTCGAGCCGGACAGACAGCCTTCGTGCCTCCATATTCCGGACTGGTGGGTTCCCATTTGGCGGCATAGGTGAGGATTCTGGCTGCCCCGGAAGGCAAGTCGTAGTCTATCTCGGATACAGGCAGCACAGACACATTAGAATTGCTCAGAACGGTGACATTGAACTCCCGGCCGTCAATGAATTCCTCCACCAGCGCTCTGCCGCCATAGGAGTCGCTCACTCGTGCCACCTGCTCCTTCAGTGCACACGGACTGTCCACCACGCTTTCCTGGGATATACCGTGGCTGGCATCCTCTCCGCAAGGCTTAACGATGCAGGGATATCTCAGCCGGAAGGCTGAGACTGTCTCCGAATTAAGCACCTGGAACGCAGGCGTGTCAATGCCGTCGTACCGCAGTATCTCCTTGACCCTGGTCTTGTCCAGGCCTAGCCTCAGCACCGGGGCAGGACAGCCGGTGTGGGGTACGCCGAGCGTCACCAGCACGTCGGCTATTTCGGCCTCGGTCTCCGGGCAACCGGAGAAACCCTCGAAGAGGTTGAATACCAGGTCCACGTCCAGGGACTTCAGTCTTGCCACAGCTTCTTCAACAGGAGGCTCCAGCGGTACCGACACGACCTCGTAGTCCAGTTCACTCAGGGCGATGGAGACCGCCTCAACTGCATCCA
The window above is part of the Dehalococcoidales bacterium genome. Proteins encoded here:
- a CDS encoding GNAT family N-acetyltransferase, giving the protein MTCIIRPMGRDDRAPLFGILDTIPEFSHDDVAVAREVIDSYLHSPSGSGYHVLVAEVDGSVVGYICYGPTPLTHSTWDLYWMATLPARQGQGIGGRLMAQAESRIVESGGRLALIETSSRPEYEKTMRFHLYHGYELVARIPDFYAPGDDRLTLQKRLGG
- a CDS encoding ATP-grasp domain-containing protein, with translation MRQRVAVIHNAVSPSRYDQLGERQAVAGVLDAVEAVSIALSELDYEVVSVPLEPPVEEAVARLKSLDVDLVFNLFEGFSGCPETEAEIADVLVTLGVPHTGCPAPVLRLGLDKTRVKEILRYDGIDTPAFQVLNSETVSAFRLRYPCIVKPCGEDASHGISQESVVDSPCALKEQVARVSDSYGGRALVEEFIDGREFNVTVLSNSNVSVLPVSEIDYDLPSGAARILTYAAKWEPTSPEYGGTKAVCPARITNGDRARIEEVALHVFRLLGCRGYARIDLRADRKGRMNVLEVNPNPDISPGSGAVRQAEAAGMTYAQFIRTITEIALERS